From Psychroflexus torquis ATCC 700755, the proteins below share one genomic window:
- a CDS encoding protein-disulfide reductase DsbD family protein, with amino-acid sequence MPKNKLYRSIIFAFVSLVLLSSNTLNAQFGQSNAAEENYLSFQVEAVPLGENVFELQIKALIAENWHLPSQREIPEGENGPIPTEFTFVFEGDAYEIIGKTTEPKGIEKFDKIFKTDLKYFIDEAAFTQKIKVNNADEEFLLDILFMICDEERCLPPDVEAFQLKFDLERQMLQVSGQEIEVDEVDQKLTNSLKIDLKEDRFTLAEKESEEKESNATIFLLGFIGGFIALLTPCVFPMIPLTVSFFTKGAKTKKIGLINASMYAFFIVAIYLILSIPFHLLDSVNPEILNNISTNTYLNIFFFLIFLVFAFSFFGYFEITLPQSWSNRLDQKANSVGGLIGVFFMALTLALVSFSCTGPILGSLLGGSLSGDGGATQLSFGMGGFGLALALPFGLFALFPNWLNSLPKSGGWMTSLKVVLGFLELGLAFKFLSNADMVQHWGFLKREIFIGIWIVIAIAMTLYLFGKIRFPHDPPKPIIKPARKFLGVLTLAFAIYLIPGLTNTSYANLKVLSGFPPPMFYSIYDKETDGPLGLKAYKDFDEGIAVAKSENKPVLVDFTGWACVNCRKMEEQVWSNPRVYKMIKEEYILISLYVDDRKELPEEQQFNYERPKGGVKQIKTIGDKWATFQTVNFQNNSQPFYVLMDANFQMLNKTAAYMPDVEDYYAWLKQGLSEFKGEE; translated from the coding sequence ATGCCTAAGAATAAGTTGTATAGAAGCATAATTTTCGCCTTTGTGAGTTTAGTTTTATTGTCGAGTAACACATTAAATGCTCAATTTGGGCAATCCAATGCTGCAGAAGAAAATTATCTATCTTTTCAAGTTGAGGCAGTTCCACTTGGCGAAAACGTATTTGAACTTCAGATAAAAGCTTTGATTGCGGAAAATTGGCATTTGCCCTCCCAACGTGAAATTCCTGAAGGAGAGAATGGACCTATTCCAACGGAATTCACTTTTGTCTTTGAAGGTGATGCGTATGAAATAATCGGTAAAACTACAGAACCTAAAGGGATTGAAAAATTTGATAAAATTTTTAAAACAGATTTAAAGTATTTTATAGATGAAGCTGCGTTTACCCAAAAAATAAAAGTAAACAATGCAGATGAAGAATTCTTATTGGACATACTTTTCATGATTTGTGATGAAGAAAGATGTCTGCCACCAGATGTGGAAGCTTTTCAACTAAAATTCGATTTAGAAAGACAAATGCTTCAAGTTTCAGGACAAGAAATTGAAGTAGATGAAGTGGACCAAAAACTAACCAACTCACTTAAAATTGACTTAAAAGAAGACCGCTTTACACTTGCTGAAAAAGAAAGCGAAGAGAAAGAGAGTAATGCTACTATTTTTTTATTGGGTTTTATTGGTGGGTTTATCGCTTTGCTCACACCCTGTGTATTTCCCATGATTCCCTTAACGGTTTCCTTTTTTACCAAGGGGGCAAAAACCAAGAAAATTGGATTAATCAATGCTAGTATGTATGCCTTTTTTATTGTGGCGATCTACTTGATTTTAAGTATCCCATTTCATTTGTTAGATTCGGTTAATCCTGAAATCCTGAATAATATATCAACCAATACGTACTTGAATATATTTTTCTTTTTAATTTTCTTGGTATTTGCATTTTCCTTTTTTGGATATTTCGAAATTACACTACCCCAATCTTGGAGCAATCGCCTAGACCAAAAAGCCAATAGTGTTGGTGGACTTATAGGTGTATTTTTTATGGCACTTACTTTGGCCTTAGTTTCTTTCTCTTGTACAGGTCCTATTTTAGGTTCTTTATTGGGCGGTTCCTTATCTGGAGATGGGGGAGCAACTCAACTTTCTTTTGGAATGGGTGGTTTTGGACTAGCATTAGCCTTGCCATTTGGTTTATTTGCTTTATTTCCAAATTGGTTGAATTCCTTGCCAAAATCTGGTGGCTGGATGACTTCTCTAAAAGTAGTTTTGGGTTTCCTAGAACTCGGTTTAGCCTTTAAGTTTTTATCTAATGCAGACATGGTACAGCATTGGGGCTTTTTGAAAAGAGAGATATTTATTGGGATTTGGATTGTAATTGCCATAGCAATGACCTTGTATTTATTTGGGAAGATTAGATTTCCACATGATCCACCAAAACCAATTATAAAACCTGCTCGTAAGTTTCTAGGAGTCTTAACCCTAGCTTTTGCTATTTATTTAATTCCAGGTTTAACCAATACCTCGTATGCTAACCTAAAGGTGTTGAGCGGTTTTCCACCACCTATGTTTTATAGCATTTACGATAAAGAAACAGATGGACCGTTGGGGTTAAAAGCCTATAAAGATTTTGATGAAGGAATTGCTGTTGCAAAGTCTGAAAACAAACCTGTTTTAGTAGATTTTACAGGCTGGGCTTGTGTGAATTGTCGTAAAATGGAAGAACAAGTTTGGAGTAATCCACGTGTTTACAAAATGATAAAAGAGGAGTATATTTTGATTTCCCTTTATGTAGATGATCGAAAAGAATTACCAGAAGAACAGCAATTTAATTATGAGCGACCCAAAGGCGGTGTTAAACAAATCAAGACCATAGGCGATAAGTGGGCTACTTTTCAAACAGTAAACTTCCAAAATAATTCACAACCTTTTTACGTATTGATGGATGCCAATTTTCAAATGCTGAATAAAACAGCCGCTTACATGCCAGATGTAGAAGACTATTATGCTTGGCTAAAACAAGGTTTAAGTGAATTTAAAGGTGAAGAGTAG
- a CDS encoding IS110 family transposase: MTSYAGFDVKEKQSGTSIKGKPRISKRGNRYLRKSMHFPSLSFC; this comes from the coding sequence TTGACCAGTTACGCTGGTTTTGATGTCAAGGAAAAACAATCGGGAACATCAATAAAAGGTAAACCTCGAATATCAAAGAGAGGCAACAGATATCTAAGAAAATCCATGCACTTTCCATCTCTATCCTTCTGTTAA
- a CDS encoding DUF6934 family protein, translating into MDDTFDAITASEDLKRFTFNSELKDNTNLELHVLISEHPDPLLPNVFNLAFGPLGEDNDIDDAIALRHKNINKVFSTILLFAITFLEDNSDKQYSIGIDGSDERRAYLYHRMFRYNNDTLLDSIVTVGVDWYVKLLRNDTDIERDSDGLPLFKPRPEPFDLNRKARDLYRYYIFSLNN; encoded by the coding sequence TTGGATGATACATTTGATGCGATTACAGCAAGTGAAGATTTAAAAAGATTTACATTCAATTCTGAACTTAAGGATAATACTAATTTAGAATTACACGTTTTAATAAGTGAGCATCCTGACCCTTTATTGCCCAATGTCTTTAATTTAGCATTTGGACCTTTAGGAGAGGACAATGATATAGATGATGCAATTGCTTTACGTCATAAAAATATAAATAAAGTATTTTCGACTATACTTCTTTTTGCTATTACGTTTTTGGAAGATAATAGTGATAAACAATATTCTATTGGAATAGATGGTTCTGATGAAAGAAGAGCATATCTTTATCATAGAATGTTTAGATATAATAATGATACTCTATTAGATTCAATAGTTACTGTTGGTGTTGATTGGTATGTTAAACTTTTAAGAAATGACACGGACATTGAAAGAGATAGTGATGGGTTACCTCTTTTTAAACCAAGACCAGAACCTTTTGATTTAAATAGAAAAGCTAGAGATTTATATAGATATTACATATTTTCTCTAAATAATTAA
- a CDS encoding Cthe_2314 family HEPN domain-containing protein: MKKNFMDEDKVSEFELRKFFLEYYRKTREIVKIHPEYKLGQNNYHLLSQDAKDASRLFNFMNKVYGLISDLEKTHTFIKRFPLKDYYQSNDIDQLDFIKYHFEVFIHKVHTLLEVKKLWVNDFYGIGLKEEDCNWNNLKSYDKIKKSPTSIIIKNYFKSFKHIIKYRHLNTHRAYFQDAKNDELKTDLMIYTQFKKYGLEVGEDFRRSMPEFIVDYRIKKYRSEKIEYINNGIEIAKTYSEQFITIIQTEFFADKMKK; encoded by the coding sequence TTGAAAAAAAACTTTATGGATGAAGACAAAGTTTCGGAATTTGAGTTAAGAAAGTTCTTTTTAGAATATTATCGAAAAACGAGAGAAATCGTTAAGATACATCCTGAATATAAACTCGGTCAAAATAATTATCATTTATTATCGCAAGATGCAAAAGATGCCAGCCGACTTTTTAACTTTATGAATAAAGTTTATGGTTTAATATCTGATTTAGAAAAAACTCATACCTTTATTAAAAGATTTCCTTTAAAAGATTATTATCAATCCAATGATATAGACCAATTGGATTTTATAAAATATCATTTTGAGGTTTTTATACATAAAGTTCACACACTATTAGAAGTTAAAAAATTATGGGTAAATGACTTTTATGGTATAGGATTAAAAGAAGAAGATTGTAATTGGAATAATTTGAAAAGTTATGACAAAATTAAAAAATCACCAACATCAATAATTATTAAAAACTATTTTAAATCGTTTAAGCACATTATAAAATATCGTCATTTAAACACACATAGAGCATACTTTCAAGATGCAAAAAACGATGAGCTAAAGACCGATTTGATGATTTATACTCAATTTAAAAAGTACGGCTTGGAAGTTGGCGAAGATTTTAGAAGGTCAATGCCAGAATTTATAGTCGATTATAGAATAAAAAAATACAGGAGCGAAAAAATAGAATATATTAATAACGGAATTGAAATCGCAAAAACCTATTCGGAACAATTCATTACAATAATTCAAACGGAATTTTTCGCAGATAAAATGAAAAAGTAA
- a CDS encoding DUF4411 family protein — protein sequence MFENEKVVYCIDANILIQAWQKYYSPEICPSYWEVLNDLGKKGVIFIPELVYEEIEKGEDNLFEWLKNSDIPIKKIDGEVTNCLKEIYTSNPNHKYLVSSNGIHSKADPWVIAHAMKENAVVVTKETKDYFKKQTKIKIPHVCDNMDVKWIDDFEFIRDLNIKFICKSE from the coding sequence ATGTTTGAAAATGAAAAAGTAGTTTACTGTATTGATGCTAATATTCTTATTCAAGCTTGGCAAAAATATTACTCGCCAGAAATTTGTCCGTCATATTGGGAAGTTTTAAATGATTTAGGCAAAAAAGGCGTGATTTTTATTCCCGAATTAGTTTATGAAGAAATTGAGAAAGGAGAAGACAATCTATTCGAATGGCTAAAGAATAGTGATATTCCGATTAAAAAAATTGATGGCGAAGTAACAAACTGCCTTAAAGAAATCTACACATCAAATCCGAACCATAAGTATTTAGTATCCAGCAATGGAATTCACTCAAAAGCTGACCCTTGGGTAATTGCTCACGCGATGAAAGAAAATGCAGTTGTAGTCACAAAGGAAACAAAAGACTATTTTAAAAAACAAACCAAAATTAAAATCCCTCACGTTTGCGATAATATGGATGTAAAGTGGATTGATGATTTTGAATTTATCAGGGATTTGAATATAAAGTTCATTTGTAAATCGGAATAA
- a CDS encoding XRE family transcriptional regulator — MADKAFITSEILKWARKSAKISVENAAKKVTVSPERYLTWEDGNDFPTIRQAKILAKSFRRPFSLFFLPEIPKDFHPLQDYRRDDSQELDTASLFIIRDVQEKQNWISELFEEIGESTLPFVGKYSINDNPEVVAKDILDTLKINPNDYKKTPITEWIDKAESAGVFISRASFLHSRLVLDRDLIQGFAIADKYAPFVFINSKNWNAPQLFTLVHELAHIWIAKSGISNEIDIDFTDKAKSKFHPVELFCNQVAANALMPRELITQLGNDTFDSNNKIFKQAKELGISSFALLVRALNLKLISQSEYKNLKQDAQNEFEKFLEKEKIKKEKQREQKGGADAYLLRLNKNSKLFTRIVMDSFNNGSLSPSIASNLLNTQINKFQKFEKLLA; from the coding sequence ATGGCTGATAAAGCATTTATAACATCCGAGATATTAAAGTGGGCTAGAAAGTCCGCCAAAATCTCTGTGGAAAATGCCGCCAAAAAAGTTACTGTATCGCCTGAAAGATATTTGACTTGGGAAGATGGAAATGATTTTCCGACAATTCGACAAGCAAAAATCTTGGCAAAAAGTTTTAGGAGACCTTTTTCACTTTTCTTTTTGCCTGAAATTCCAAAAGATTTTCATCCACTTCAAGATTATAGAAGAGATGACTCTCAAGAATTAGATACTGCCTCGTTATTTATAATCAGAGATGTCCAAGAAAAACAAAATTGGATTAGTGAGTTATTTGAGGAAATTGGAGAAAGCACTCTTCCTTTCGTTGGTAAGTATTCAATAAATGATAATCCAGAAGTTGTTGCTAAAGATATATTGGACACTTTAAAAATTAACCCTAACGATTATAAAAAAACACCAATTACTGAATGGATTGACAAAGCCGAAAGTGCAGGAGTATTTATATCTCGTGCAAGTTTCTTACACTCAAGATTAGTCCTAGACAGAGATTTAATACAAGGGTTTGCAATTGCTGACAAATATGCACCATTTGTTTTTATAAATTCAAAAAATTGGAATGCACCGCAACTTTTCACACTTGTTCACGAATTAGCCCATATTTGGATAGCAAAATCAGGTATATCAAATGAAATAGACATTGATTTTACCGACAAAGCAAAATCAAAATTTCATCCAGTAGAATTATTTTGCAACCAAGTTGCAGCTAATGCATTAATGCCAAGAGAATTAATTACACAACTTGGCAACGATACTTTTGATTCAAACAATAAGATTTTTAAACAAGCAAAAGAACTTGGTATAAGTTCGTTTGCTCTATTAGTTCGTGCTTTAAACTTAAAATTAATTTCCCAATCTGAATACAAGAATCTAAAACAAGATGCTCAAAATGAATTTGAGAAGTTTTTGGAAAAAGAAAAGATTAAAAAAGAAAAACAAAGAGAACAAAAAGGAGGAGCAGATGCTTACCTTCTTCGTCTAAATAAAAACAGTAAACTCTTTACAAGAATCGTAATGGATTCTTTTAATAATGGTTCATTGTCGCCTTCAATAGCAAGTAATCTACTCAACACGCAGATAAATAAGTTCCAAAAATTTGAAAAACTACTTGCCTAA
- a CDS encoding tyrosine-type recombinase/integrase, producing MKAPKNQNILVYTALPKAKRFKVYIPFLMKSERECFRKLDSSYYHPQQNLWSLINTVENLKKIESLFGGKVLKVGESAPRGMPKIDLNRQGEAELEKTHQKMVLKGFSKNTVDNYKSSLKPFFKYFENQSLKSVTKEQIEGYVFELISKYKISESAQNTIINAIKCYYEHTLGLPREYYNITRPKKSQDLPNILHINEVRRIINSPSNLKHKTILHTIYGAGLRVGELIRLRVVDIRSEEGYIFIKDSKGKKDRHTVLSKHLLELLREYYKIYKPAYWLFEGQTGGQYSSTSIQSIYRKAVKETNGNPWSTPHTLRHSFATHLMERGTSLRHIQAALGHNSSKTTEIYTRVLAINNKTIKSPLDTMYESVSLDENKTTS from the coding sequence ATGAAAGCCCCTAAAAATCAAAATATTCTAGTCTATACCGCACTGCCAAAAGCCAAACGGTTTAAGGTGTATATTCCATTTCTTATGAAATCTGAACGGGAATGCTTTAGAAAACTTGACTCCAGCTATTATCATCCTCAACAAAACCTTTGGAGTCTTATTAACACAGTAGAGAATCTTAAAAAAATTGAAAGTCTCTTTGGCGGTAAAGTACTTAAAGTAGGAGAGTCTGCGCCAAGGGGCATGCCCAAGATAGACCTTAACAGACAGGGTGAAGCAGAACTTGAAAAAACCCATCAAAAAATGGTTTTAAAGGGATTTAGTAAAAACACAGTCGATAATTATAAAAGCTCGCTTAAACCTTTTTTTAAATATTTTGAAAACCAATCTCTTAAATCAGTGACTAAAGAACAAATAGAAGGCTATGTTTTTGAATTGATCAGTAAATATAAGATAAGCGAATCTGCCCAAAACACTATTATTAACGCTATTAAGTGCTACTACGAGCATACTTTAGGATTACCACGAGAATATTATAACATCACTAGACCTAAAAAGAGTCAAGATTTACCAAACATCCTTCATATCAACGAAGTTAGAAGGATCATTAACAGCCCTAGTAATTTGAAGCACAAAACTATCCTCCATACTATTTACGGTGCAGGCTTACGTGTTGGAGAATTGATTAGACTAAGAGTAGTAGACATAAGAAGTGAAGAGGGTTATATCTTTATAAAGGACTCCAAAGGAAAGAAGGACAGGCATACCGTACTTAGCAAGCATCTGCTAGAATTACTTCGAGAGTATTACAAGATCTATAAGCCAGCTTACTGGTTGTTCGAAGGGCAAACTGGCGGGCAGTATTCCAGTACTAGTATACAAAGTATTTATCGAAAAGCTGTGAAAGAGACCAACGGAAACCCTTGGAGTACTCCACACACTTTACGTCATAGTTTTGCCACGCACCTTATGGAACGGGGAACAAGTTTAAGACATATCCAGGCCGCTTTAGGTCATAATAGCTCAAAAACTACAGAGATTTATACTCGAGTTTTAGCGATTAATAACAAAACAATAAAAAGTCCATTGGATACTATGTATGAAAGTGTTAGTTTAGATGAAAATAAAACAACGTCCTAA